DNA from Brevinema andersonii:
CTGTTTCTTCTTTTTCATTTTCAAAATAAGGTGCAGCAGTTAGTTGATTCGTTTTGTTTGCGAATTGTTTTTCTATTTTTGACAATATCGAAAATGTATTATTGGAAAGAACATTAACATTTTGCATTGTATCCAATACTTTGACAGTATATAACCCGTTTTCGGAACGGATTTTTGTACTTTCCTTTTCTTCACTGAAATTTGCTACTTGATTGAGTGCAACAACAGGAAACAATATTAAGATTTTGTAGATTTCCAT
Protein-coding regions in this window:
- a CDS encoding efflux RND transporter permease subunit; protein product: MFPVVALNQVANFSEEKESTKIRSENGLYTVKVLDTMQNVNVLSNNTFSILSKIEKQFANKTNQLTAAPYFENEKEETAKRMKEIGITVALGLVLIFGLLIFLFNSYIHTIIVLSVTPFISVCLVIRLTNYAATSE